Sequence from the Rhodocyclaceae bacterium genome:
TCAACTATAGGCGGCCTGTCCGCGTTCAGGCCTCTGCCCCGGCCAGTCGCCGCACAGCGCGCCGCTGGCGGTCTATCGGGACGGCCTGTCGCCAGCGGCAGCGCGCGCCGCCTCGGCCGCGGCAAGTACCCCGCGCAGGATGTTCACTTCCTCCTGCTCCAGCCGGGCCTTGCGCGCCAGCCGGGCGATGCGCTCCATCAGGCGGCTCGGCCGGCCCGGCACCAGGAAGTCGAGCGCGACCAGCGTGCGCTCGGCATGGTCCAGCAACTGGACCACCTGCTCATGCGTGGCCAGCGGCGAGTCGAGGCCGTCGTCCGGGCGCGCGCCATCCTCGCCCGCCGCCGCGAGGGCCGCCATGCGCAGCTCGTAGCAGAGCACCTGCACCGCCGCGCCCAGGTTCAGCGACCCGTACTCGCCGCCGGTCGGAATGCGCACGAGGAAGTCGCAGCGGTTCACGTCGACCCGCGCAAGACCGTTGGTCTCGTTGCCGAATACCAGCGCCACCTCGCCATGGGCGGCAAGGTCGAGCAGCCGTGGCATCAGCATGCGCGGCGGCATCGACACCGGCGCATGGTCGCGCGGACGCGCCGCGACCGCGACCGCGGCCACGCAGCCGGCCACCGCAGAGTCGAGGTCCGGATGCAGGCCGATCGCGTCTATCAGGTCACGGGCACCGGAGGCGCGCCGGTAGGCTTCGTCGTCGGGAAACCGCTCGGGCGTGACCAGGCAAAGGCGGGACAGACCCATCGTCTTCATCGCCCGGGCCGCGGCGCCGATGT
This genomic interval carries:
- a CDS encoding RNA methyltransferase, with protein sequence MATDPSLPPLERLSRVRVVLHSPRHPGNIGAAARAMKTMGLSRLCLVTPERFPDDEAYRRASGARDLIDAIGLHPDLDSAVAGCVAAVAVAARPRDHAPVSMPPRMLMPRLLDLAAHGEVALVFGNETNGLARVDVNRCDFLVRIPTGGEYGSLNLGAAVQVLCYELRMAALAAAGEDGARPDDGLDSPLATHEQVVQLLDHAERTLVALDFLVPGRPSRLMERIARLARKARLEQEEVNILRGVLAAAEAARAAAGDRPSR